Part of the Triticum aestivum cultivar Chinese Spring chromosome 4D, IWGSC CS RefSeq v2.1, whole genome shotgun sequence genome is shown below.
ACATAGGAAGGCCATACTTAGGGTATATATTCGTCACAAGAGATTTTACAAAACAGAAAATAAGCATGCATGGTAAGAAAGCGCAAAACAAGCACCCCTTATGTTTTGCTACCTTCTCTTATATTATCTCATACAGCAAAAATTGAAATATTTCCTCAAGCCTAGCATTTGGTTCCGCTCGGGTATCATTTCTCCTGAATATGTGTTTGTTTGGTCTGGGGCGCGAATGAATACGGAACAGAGGGGATTCCGTATCAGGTTAGGATCGGACGTTTTTGGGGATGTGAAGTGTTGTATCCGATAGCATCGTAACAAAAACAGAATGGCCGAACCAAACGGCTGCTACTGTTTCCTAAAGCATTGCAATCGAAGTGGGATTTTTCAGCCCAACCAAACACGTCGTAAGATATTCACCTGATGTGAACTGAATGATTCATAGTTGTACAAAAACAAAAATATTAAATAAAAGAATTTAAAATGATGCACACGTAGATATTTTGTTATCCGAATCATATTATCCATGTATTTAGTATaataaaagcaaatgaaagaaATATTTAATTATTTGCACAAGGACAATTTAAAACTATAGCAAACAAGATATGTGACAGAGCTAACAACCAGGCAAGAAGAAAAATAAGTTAAATTGTGGATGGAATTAAAAATTATATTGAAAAGTAATGCTTTATGTTAAAATCAGAAATAAGAAGAACAGGGTGATGCATGTCACCTGCATTAATGAAACCCAGTTGCCAACAACAGCAGTTTCACCAATGACTAGACCTGTTCCATGATCCAACAATATTCCTTCTCCAATTTTGGCAGCTGCAGATTTAGCATTAAAGAATGTTAAGAGAACAGACTAAAATACCATATCATACCACGATATAACAATGACACCACTTAAGATGACAGTTTTACTTTTCAAaactcaaaagcaaaacctgtATTACTTTTCAGGGGAGCCAGGCCTCAGCCTCCAAATATCATCCGAGCATGAGGATATATTTAAGGATTTGATGCTTATAAATTCACAAATAATTGCAGACTCATACATAAGCAAGCTTTAGAAAATGATTAAAACATGAGCAATGCTTCTATGCTCCCAAAAAGTGAACACAATTACAAAGACAAACCTTGGTTCAGGTCAAGATATTTACTAGGATAACATAACATACATATTCCCAAACAACAGACCCCATATGCACTAGTAAAGGCAACAAAACACATTTCTGCAAAGGTAATACAAGAAGCTAAACATCAAGTAGCTATTTTTTTAGTGGAAAAGCCAAACATCATATAGCTAAAGAGCAACCCCAGTATTAAACACAGCAGTAGGAAATATAAGACAATTTTGTACAGATATTGAGATATATGATACACCAATGATATACCTGGGTGTATATCCACTGCAAAAACCTGAAAAGAGAAGGAAAGAACATGTTACTCCAACATAAATGTATGCTAAAAAACTGCTTCTTAAGAAATCAAGGTTCACCTCACTGATACGGCTTTGCAGCGCCAACGCCAGAACCTTACGCCCTTGATTCCATAATACATGAGCTATCCTATAGGACTGCAAGGAATGGTAACCCTGTAGCAGTTTGCAAGCAATATGAGTCTTGTTACCGTTTCCAGATATGAATGATATGATAGCATGAATTTGTAGTCACCTTTAGGTATAATAGGGCCCAGCTATATTGTGCGCAGGAAGGATCTCTTCCTTTGAAGGCCTAAATTTAGACAAGGAGACCATTAATGCAACGATAGTGTGATACGGAACAAATTAACACGCACACACAAAACACGACAACGATAGTGTGATACAGAACAAATTAACATGCACACACGAAACACGACACCTCAATAGGACAATGATGCACTCACCTGAGCATCAAGGCGAATGGAACGGCGTATATCTACGTCATTCATCATGACGTCATTGAAAATGTCGATTAGCTGAGTCGCAAGCAAGGTTGGATCTTCAAGTCTGTTTGCAAGGACGAAGCTCAACGCCCGCTCCAGACAGTCGTGAGATAATACGCTCGCATATAAGAAGCTACTTAAAATAGGCTCCTTCTCTGCCTGCGAATGCGGATACTGCCGTCAGTCATCATGTAAAACTAAcagtaaacatgatgcaaagttTTGCAATGAGACAAGAAGAGTATAAGAGTCAACGACACTCAAAAGCATAGCTTCGCGACAATAAAGCTCGGATGTCGGACGTGAGTCATGCCTAAGGCTTGATTGGGCACAAAATATTTTTGGTTCCTGCATCTTATTGGCATTGTCAGTTCACACACCTTTACAAGACAGTCAGATTTCAGCATCATCAGATGTGAGTTGCCTGAAATGTTTTCCTTTTCCAGAGTTGACCTCTGAAGCAGTGACAACATATGAACGCACAGAGGCTTCTAGCTCACACCGCATAGTTCGGATTGATTGCACTTTTGCCTCCATAAATTACTTTGGCTGAACTGAACTATCAACTAGTACTATTACACAATATCTAGTTCAGAAGAACAATAAGGCCAAGCACCAAAAAGGAAGTGGCACTTTTACCACATCAACTAACTATATTTAAACAATAAAATTATCAAGACCATATGTGTAATACACCACTATCGAACTGAACTTCACTCCTCAGTCACTCGATACAGAGCAGACATATATACGTGCAAGCAAATTCGAACGCTAGAAAAAGGTAGCTCAAGAGAGAAAGAAAATCCAGTTGCAGTTGTTCATTAAAGTCGAACTCTAGAAATAGCTAATGAGCCAGAAGAACAGATAAAACTAAGTCCAGTTGCAGTATTTTGACAATAAATTCGAAGGCTAGAAAAAAGGTAGTAATTTGAAAGAAGAGAATCCAGCTGCTGGATTCTTGCCGTCTGAAACCAAAATTCAGTCAACTGAACCTCAGGAAGCACGACAAAGGTCAGGAGACGAGGAAATCACCGCCCAAAAAACGCAGCTTTTCCTCCTCACTCCAGCCCCAAATTCACCGCCAAGGTGCAACCAGAGCAGAAATACAGCGATCGaatcaaaacaaacaaaaaaacggCGCAACGTATATAAGCGAATCTGCGATGGAGCGGCGGGATGCCATGGACGGCGCTCACCTCGGACCTGGCCTCGGCCTTGACGGCCTCCCATATGGGGTCCCCGGCGGCGGAGGGGTCGAGGAGCACGGCCCGCGCCCGCGAGCTCCCCATGACGTAGATGGGGAACATGGCCTCGGAGCGCGGGGCCCGGCCGCCGGCCCGCCGctcccccgccgcctcgccgccgccggcgtggTCCTCCGACACCTTCTCGACCACGAGGCACTCGCACGACGACATGGACACGGACGGACACGGGCGCCGGGGGTCCCGGCGGGAGACGTATCTAGGTTTTCGCCGCCGGCGCCGCGGCGGTCCGGCGCCGGAGCGGGGCGGGGGTGCGGGCGCGGGCGGCAAAagggaggaaggaaggaaaggAGCGGTTGGGAGCAGAGGAGAGCGGCGAGGCGGGACCGGCAGCAAGGGACGGTGGTGGTGGGGTGAGGGCCGGGCGTGCGGGCTCGCGTGGGTGGCTGGGCGGtgtggcgcggcgcggcggggcgAGCGTTTGGAGGATTGCGCTTTTGGTCGGGGCCCGTCCTGGGGATTTTGCGGCGCgtgggggaggagaggagaggattgGGATCACGGGCCCCGCCCGACCCCCGGACCTGTGCCGGAACGGCGGCCACGACTAGCGTGTGGGACCGTGGATGCGCATCGCGCCGCACAACCAACGGTGGAAAATGGCAGCCTTGTGCAACGCCCGCGGCGCCTCTCTCCTGCTCGGGCCTGCCGTTGCAGCTCGGAGGTGTTCCATTAGTATTTTCAAGTTTTCAAACTTCCGTTCTATCCATCGACTGTCAAGGTTCTATCCATCAACTAAGGCTACCCCTAAAAAAAAAATCCATCAACTAAGGCTAAACAAAAAGTAAAAATTACATTCAGGTGGTACGTAGACCACGTAGCGACGACTACAAGTACTGCAGCAAGCCTAAGACGCGCCgctgtcatcacccctccctcgtcAAAGTCAGGCAAATATTATTGTAGTAggcagtcgggaagtcgtcgtgctaaggccttgTAGGACCAGCGCACCCGAACAACAACCGCCGCCAATGAAGAGATGCGCAGATCGGAAGAATCCTACCCGCGGACACTTGCGTAGGTGAATGATGACCGGATCCAAGCGAttccaccgaagacaaacgccgACCGGATCTCATGAGACACGCCGaagacacaccttcacacgcctTCTGACGACGCTAGAAGCACCGCCGGGACGGGCGCTAGCcgaggagaaccttattccatcttcagaaaaCGAATCATACAAGACGAGGCGGACCGGCGCAAGTGCCGACAAGAAGTAGGCCTAGGTAAGAGCCTTGGTCACAAGAGGAGGCAGGAGCGAGGGGTCTTCACTCCGCCCCTTGTAAGTTGGTTTTCCCTCTTCAGCCTTCTTGGTTTGGAATAATCTAAACCAAATC
Proteins encoded:
- the LOC123098899 gene encoding probable serine acetyltransferase 2 produces the protein MSSCECLVVEKVSEDHAGGGEAAGERRAGGRAPRSEAMFPIYVMGSSRARAVLLDPSAAGDPIWEAVKAEARSEAEKEPILSSFLYASVLSHDCLERALSFVLANRLEDPTLLATQLIDIFNDVMMNDVDIRRSIRLDAQAFKGRDPSCAQYSWALLYLKGYHSLQSYRIAHVLWNQGRKVLALALQSRISEVFAVDIHPAAKIGEGILLDHGTGLVIGETAVVGNWVSLMQGVTLGGTGKEHGDRHPKIGQGALLGAGATILGNITVGEGAMIAAGSLVLKHVPPHSMAVGNPAKVVGYTEKEDPSLTMKHDARRDYFEHVAGSFPDSRSNGSVVK